From one Microbacter margulisiae genomic stretch:
- a CDS encoding MFS transporter translates to MKNQSHPRRNYYIVSLILLTFFVISFLTNIIGPLVPDIIKGFHLNLTLVAVLPFAFFIAYGIISIPAGILVEKYKEKKMMAAAFTISFVGALMLALFPNYLTAVVSLFLIGCGMAMLQVVINPLLRTSGGEEHYAFNSVLAQLIFGLASFLSPLVYSCLVTDLDTTGGTHSLLASLVPHNLPWVSLYWLFVVVSLAMIAIILVSRFPKVILSDEEKAPALQVHIALLRKPVVVLFFIGIFCYVGTEQGVANWISQFLYAYHHYDPQITGARAVAYFWGFMTAGGLLGLGLLKLMDSRKVLVGFTVMAIVSLSLGLFAKGGIVLVAFPLVGFFASVMYPVIFSLALNSLQEHHGAFSGILLTGVIGGAIVPLVIGWLGDHVGLRTGMYFLYLTLGYILSVGFWARPIIVNKTIRHGHRRDQITE, encoded by the coding sequence ATGAAAAACCAATCCCATCCCAGGAGGAACTATTATATCGTGTCGCTGATCCTGCTGACCTTTTTTGTGATCTCTTTCCTGACCAACATCATCGGGCCGCTGGTTCCCGACATTATCAAAGGCTTCCATCTGAACCTCACGCTGGTGGCCGTTCTGCCATTTGCTTTCTTTATTGCCTATGGCATTATCTCCATTCCGGCAGGCATCCTGGTTGAGAAATACAAGGAAAAGAAGATGATGGCAGCCGCGTTTACCATCTCATTTGTCGGGGCGCTGATGCTGGCGCTGTTTCCCAACTACCTAACGGCAGTAGTATCCCTGTTCCTTATCGGCTGCGGGATGGCGATGCTGCAGGTGGTCATTAACCCGCTGCTGCGCACCTCAGGCGGGGAAGAACACTACGCCTTCAATTCCGTTCTGGCACAACTCATCTTCGGGCTGGCCTCCTTTCTCAGCCCGTTGGTCTATTCCTGCCTGGTGACCGATCTTGACACCACGGGAGGCACTCATTCCCTTTTGGCCTCGCTGGTACCGCACAACCTGCCCTGGGTTTCGCTCTATTGGTTGTTTGTTGTTGTCAGCCTGGCAATGATTGCCATCATCCTGGTATCCCGGTTCCCGAAGGTCATCCTGAGCGATGAAGAAAAAGCTCCTGCGTTGCAGGTACACATCGCCCTTCTCAGGAAGCCCGTTGTCGTCCTGTTCTTTATCGGCATCTTCTGTTATGTTGGCACAGAACAGGGCGTGGCCAACTGGATTTCGCAGTTCCTCTATGCCTACCACCACTATGACCCACAGATTACAGGCGCCAGGGCGGTAGCCTATTTCTGGGGTTTTATGACAGCGGGAGGATTGCTGGGGCTTGGATTACTGAAGCTCATGGACAGCCGCAAGGTACTGGTAGGATTCACGGTGATGGCCATTGTATCGCTGAGCCTTGGATTGTTTGCAAAGGGAGGCATTGTGTTGGTAGCCTTTCCGCTGGTAGGTTTTTTTGCCTCGGTGATGTACCCGGTGATCTTCTCCCTGGCGCTGAACTCCCTGCAAGAGCATCATGGTGCCTTTTCCGGCATCCTGTTAACCGGAGTGATCGGAGGAGCCATCGTCCCGCTGGTCATTGGATGGCTTGGCGACCATGTAGGTTTGCGCACCGGTATGTATTTCCTGTACCTGACACTTGGTTATATCCTCAGTGTAGGCTTTTGGGCCAGGCCGATCATTGTGAACAAGACTATCCGGCATGGCCACAGGAGGGATCAAATCACTGAATGA
- a CDS encoding glycoside hydrolase family 2 protein: protein MKRYLNITGLLLALSAALPANATKAGEWNVQKEEIRSNWQIQSSAKAGSDGTMLSGANATTKGWYAATVPGSILGSLVNDGIYKDIFYGRNLEKIPESLFNVPWWYRTTFTVGTPSAGQVYRLRFNGISYRADIWLNGKKIASSDTLQGSFRQFVLEVTPYIRKGTNVLALEVTRAGAGELSVGFVDWNPEPADHNMGIWRDVELLGSGPVSIAEPFVETQVDTATLDHAAITISARLHNHSGQRMSGELRGMIGNTVAFSQQVTIPPYTSKEIRFTPSRFPQLKMDHPRLWWVHTLGKPNLYDLHLQFYAGKALSDNNYLRFGIREVSDYITKEGHRGFRLNGKKILVKGGGWTDPMFLNATPAYESAGIDYAVHMNLNAIRMEGFWGHDQHIYDLCDEKGILIMAGFSCQWEWSNLMKTKDDQYSAIITPEQNDIAAGSWQDQVIWLRNHPSIFLWLYGSDKWPRPTLEKRYLDILKKYDPTRPSVSSAAEHTSVLTGPSAVKMRGPYDYVPPMYWYADTTHGGAFGFNTETGPGPEIPVLESLKKMIPNDSIWPIGSAWMYHAARGAFHNLTAYNRAMDNRLGAPKDLEDYLRKAQYLNYEGMRAMYEAFEANRFRATGIIQWMYNASWPKLWWQLYDYYLMPTGAFYGAQSANEPLHISYNYGNNSIDAMNNTSAVANGLSAEVRVFDFDMKPVFHQTISLHSLPAQATKQVVTLPSDLNVSTTWFLDLRLYNTTHQLISTNFYVLSTRHDELDEAKSNWYITPQSQYADLTMLQQLPMVTLDKRVSVTQQGGNTRVTVKLKNPTKQLAFMVYLDLKDKTRDASVTPVFWGENYFTLLPGEERTISGYCHSADLHGDAAEVTVGGWNVK from the coding sequence ATGAAACGCTATTTGAATATAACCGGGCTGCTTCTGGCATTATCCGCAGCACTCCCGGCAAACGCAACCAAAGCCGGAGAGTGGAACGTTCAAAAAGAAGAGATACGAAGCAACTGGCAGATACAATCCTCAGCAAAAGCCGGATCCGACGGGACAATGCTCTCGGGAGCGAATGCCACCACGAAAGGCTGGTATGCAGCTACCGTTCCCGGCAGTATCTTAGGCTCCCTGGTCAACGACGGCATCTACAAGGACATCTTCTATGGCCGTAACCTGGAGAAGATACCCGAGAGCCTCTTTAATGTTCCCTGGTGGTACAGGACAACCTTTACAGTTGGAACACCTTCCGCCGGCCAGGTCTACCGCCTTCGTTTCAATGGGATCAGCTACCGTGCCGATATATGGTTAAACGGGAAGAAGATTGCCTCTTCAGATACACTACAGGGAAGCTTCAGGCAATTTGTGCTGGAGGTCACCCCCTACATAAGGAAAGGCACCAATGTACTGGCACTGGAAGTCACCAGGGCAGGAGCAGGAGAATTAAGTGTCGGCTTTGTAGACTGGAACCCCGAACCGGCCGATCACAACATGGGCATATGGCGTGATGTGGAGTTACTGGGCAGCGGGCCTGTGAGCATAGCAGAACCCTTTGTGGAAACCCAGGTAGATACTGCGACCCTCGACCATGCAGCAATTACCATCAGCGCCCGGTTGCATAACCATAGCGGCCAGCGTATGTCAGGGGAACTCAGGGGCATGATCGGGAACACGGTCGCCTTTTCACAACAAGTCACCATTCCCCCTTACACAAGCAAGGAAATACGCTTTACGCCATCCCGGTTTCCACAACTGAAGATGGACCATCCGCGGCTATGGTGGGTACATACGCTGGGCAAGCCCAACCTGTACGACCTCCATTTGCAGTTCTATGCCGGCAAGGCACTCTCGGACAATAACTATCTCCGGTTTGGGATCCGGGAGGTATCCGATTATATCACGAAAGAAGGACACAGGGGATTCCGGCTGAACGGGAAGAAGATACTGGTCAAGGGAGGAGGCTGGACCGACCCGATGTTCCTGAATGCCACGCCAGCCTATGAATCAGCCGGCATCGACTATGCCGTCCACATGAACCTGAATGCCATCCGGATGGAAGGGTTCTGGGGTCATGACCAGCACATCTATGACCTGTGTGACGAAAAAGGTATCCTGATCATGGCAGGCTTCAGTTGCCAGTGGGAGTGGTCGAACCTCATGAAGACGAAAGACGATCAATACAGTGCCATCATCACCCCTGAACAAAACGACATCGCCGCCGGTTCGTGGCAGGATCAGGTCATCTGGCTGCGCAACCACCCGAGCATCTTCCTGTGGCTTTACGGGAGTGACAAATGGCCGCGTCCCACCCTGGAGAAGCGTTACTTAGATATTTTGAAGAAGTATGATCCGACACGGCCCTCGGTATCCTCGGCAGCCGAGCACACCAGTGTGTTGACAGGACCGTCAGCGGTGAAGATGCGCGGGCCGTATGACTACGTTCCCCCGATGTACTGGTATGCCGATACCACTCATGGAGGCGCTTTCGGGTTTAATACGGAGACAGGCCCCGGTCCGGAGATACCGGTGCTGGAGAGCCTGAAGAAGATGATCCCCAACGATTCGATCTGGCCTATCGGCAGCGCGTGGATGTACCATGCAGCACGCGGGGCTTTCCATAACCTGACAGCCTATAACCGCGCCATGGATAACCGGTTGGGTGCCCCCAAAGATTTGGAGGATTACCTGCGCAAAGCCCAATACCTCAATTATGAAGGCATGCGGGCGATGTATGAAGCCTTTGAAGCCAACCGTTTCAGGGCTACCGGCATTATCCAGTGGATGTACAATGCCTCATGGCCAAAACTATGGTGGCAACTCTACGATTACTACCTGATGCCCACCGGAGCCTTTTACGGAGCCCAAAGCGCCAACGAGCCACTGCACATATCCTATAATTACGGGAACAACAGTATTGATGCGATGAATAACACATCCGCCGTGGCCAATGGCCTTTCCGCAGAAGTCAGGGTATTTGATTTCGACATGAAACCAGTATTCCATCAAACCATATCCCTGCATTCCCTTCCTGCACAAGCAACGAAGCAAGTGGTTACTTTACCATCTGATCTCAATGTGAGCACCACCTGGTTCCTGGATTTGCGCCTCTATAACACAACACATCAATTGATCAGCACCAATTTTTATGTACTCTCCACCAGGCACGACGAGCTGGATGAAGCCAAAAGCAACTGGTATATCACACCCCAGTCGCAATATGCCGACCTTACGATGTTACAGCAATTACCCATGGTGACATTGGACAAACGTGTGAGTGTGACACAACAGGGAGGCAACACCCGGGTAACGGTAAAGCTGAAGAACCCCACGAAGCAGCTGGCCTTTATGGTCTATCTCGACCTGAAGGATAAAACCAGGGATGCCTCTGTGACGCCCGTCTTCTGGGGAGAGAACTACTTCACCCTGTTGCCTGGGGAAGAACGAACCATATCAGGGTATTGCCATAGTGCCGACCTGCACGGCGATGCGGCAGAAGTGACGGTAGGCGGGTGGAATGTAAAATGA